The window TCTCTCCTTCCTGACTTGCACTCTTCTCCCTTATGCCTTACTATCTAACCCCCAAGTTTCATATCAGATTTAAAGAGCATCAAGAACAAAATGAATTGGAGTATATCTTTGAGAAACTGAAGAGACGGGAAACAAACAAAGGAATAATATACGACTGAGTAAGAAATGAAGATGTATTGGCTGCAAAAACAAAAGCCACCGCAGGGAACAATATCAACTAAGTAATTGAAACGATTAAATTACCCTTAGGTTTGAATTAAATTCCACAAAGCACACACGTCGAAACCTAGCTCTTCAATAGAAATACATACATTCCACAATGAGAAACCCAAATAAGCATGCTGCATAGTCCTGACTAAATATAGAGGAAAGCAAACACTTGAGACGGAAAGAAAGGAAAGATAGAAAGTTTACCTTTGTTTTCAGTGAAGAGCTTTAAATAGTCTCTCCTTCCTGACTTGCACTCTTCTTCCTCATGCCTTACTATCTAACCCcaagtttcatattaaatttaaaGAGCATCAAGAACAAAATGAATTGGAGTATATCTTTGAGAAACTGAAGAGACGGAAAACAAACAAAGGAATAATAGACTGAGTAAGAAATGAAGATGTATTGGCTGCAAAAACAAAAGCCACCGCGGGGAACAATATTAACTAAGTAATTGAAATGACTAGATTACCCTCAGATTTGAATTAAATTCCACGCGAAGCACACCCTTCGGAACCTAGCTCTTCTAAtacatagaaaaagaaaagaaatacccTTAGACCTTTGGGAATTGATGGCACGTGCCTCTGTTACGTAGCATGACGGCAAACATCATCTCTTTTTCCAAACGGACAcgcattttcttctattttcttcagTTTCGCAGCTGAACTGAAAATTACTGAGCTTCAAAATGAACTCAACATCTATGTCTATACAAGCATCGCTTCCCCATGATATTGCCCTCAAAATTGCTTCTTCCCTTCAGGTTACCTTTTTTCTCCTTGAAAGATTGACTTTATCCACTTTCTAATTGTGGGTTGTCAGAGAATGTTTTTTCTTGATTCTAggttcttttctctctctctttagAATCGCTTTTTTTTAAATTGAGATTATGCTTGAAAGGAGTTGAATTTATTGGTTTTTTGATTTCTGTGTTGTTAAAAAAAGTTATGCCCTTTTGCGTTGAAAGGAATTGAATTTAATGGCTACAATTTGTTTTCTTGATTCTGGCTCCTCCCCCCACCCCCGccacttccttttttttttgtctttctaATTTGCTATTTTTTCTTGAAAGGGATTGGATTATTGGCTTTCTGGTTTCTGTATTGTGGAAATTTTTGGTCTTGATTATgggtattttttttcttttttgaactgTAATTTTGAAGGTAGCTGATCTTTGCTCGCTGGGGAGTTGCTCTCAGTTTTGGTGGGAGTTATGTGGTTCTGATTATATATGGGAGTCTCTTTGTAGAGAaagatggcctgctctttctcTGGAGATTGAGGAGTCTTCATCTTTTGACAATCAGACTCATGAGGTTAATACTGAAGTCAACTCTCTTTCTCTGCTTTAAGTAGATTGGAATATAAATGCATATGCATAGTATTATTTATTGGCTTGCAATGAGTTCTTGAAGTTCTGTAAAATGCTGATAGAATCCTTTGTGCTGTGAAGCTCTATGTTTTTCCTGTGTATATAATGTTGGAATTAGCATGGACTGGAAACCCTTTtcccaaacaaaaaaaaaagaagttacgTTCTTTTTTAGGTTGATAGGGAAAAGGTCCAAATTTGCCCGCTGTACTATCTGAAATTGCTCAGTTTTGCCGTCCGTTGCACTTTTTTGTCCCTTCATACCTTTGTCGTTAGCAAATCGTGTCCTATTTGCCCTTGCCATTAGTGAATCTCTAGCGCGAAATGGGTGGAATCCATGTGTCCTGATTTTTCGAGAAAAAAGTCTTAAGTTTACCCCTCAACTTCTGACTATATTTTAAAGTTATCCTCGGATTGGAGCTCCTTTAGGGGTAAAGGGCAAACATGAGACATTTTTCTTATGGCGTGGTAATAGTAGACTAGAAGTCTCATGGAAGACAAAGTTGCTTAATTTTAGATAGTACAAGGTGGAAATTGACCCTTTTTATAACTTAATGCTAAAATGGAACTTTTTACTTTTCTACTTAAAACTGCAGGAATGGAGAGTGTTTTATATAAGGAAGCACAACGAAGTAGCAGGAAAAGCAGCAGGTGTGATTGAGTTTGTCAACCGCTGTTTGGCATTTGAGTCAATTGAGGTTGGGCATTATCTGAAAGCAGTTAGAGAACTGGATGTAATGCAGTTTGGGTTTGAAGATGCCCGAACATTCTTCCTCAAATCCAAGCACAATGTGCTGCTAAACTTGATTGGTCTGCACTACTGCATTATTTGGCTTGGTTTGCCGGTAACTAAATGCCTACTTTTGTTACAAACCTGTTAACTGCACCAATTTCTCCATTTATGCAGTCAGTGAATAGGTGTTATACCACTTGAATGTTTTTGCTGAAAAATAAATGACAGATTTGATTTGTGTTTGGCTGCTTGATCTGTTATAGGAGCTAGATCTTTTAGTTGACTCTGATACTAGCACGGTCGTCTTCATAGGGGttagaaaaattttattttccttcgcAGGGCGGTGGAAATATTTATCTATGCACTATAAATAGATTATGGATTCGTTTTGTCTAGTTAATGTATCAAAAAGTTAGTTTCAAATAATGATATTGGAGTAAATAAGACAATTGGTTATATGATAATTGATTTATTCCTTTTAGATATAAGAGAAATTGAATGGAATGTTTGACTCTTGTAAGATTTTTTTGTACAAATATTGATTTTTTTCCTTTGATAGGCGTTTTGCATCCTGAAGTGGATGTATGTGCTGAGCCTAATTATACTAGCGTCTCTCTtcctgtctctctctctctctctcttgctgTCCGTCTGTTGGTCCGTCTGTCTGGTTTTAGTAGGACTCACTGTTTTGGTAGGCTACAGAGGATCATAAAACTCCTTAATTTCTTTCGTTATTCTTAAAACGCCTACTtagtacaacaacaacagcaacaaacccagaaaattcccaaaaaagtGGGGTCTCTGGGTGTAAGTTAGACCGTGTATAAATGAAGTGGTCAGAGACAATGTTTAGGTCTGTTGTAAGAGGCAGATTAGGTTGTAGGTACTCTTTACTAAATGAACAACTGCTTGCAGCTGGAACTTTTCCTTATGAAATTATGTGATCTCTGTCCATCTTCTGTGTATGGTGCAATTGGCATGTACATCATGTGTTTATCTCTAAAAACAGTGGTTAAAACTTGAACAGCTTGGCTAGAGTAGCATCTCGCTCGCACCAAGACTTTATCTAGTATAAGCCTTATGGTCTATGTTCCTAAGGACGCTTCATTTCCAAGACTTGCAagagttattctaagtttaagCGGGCCCTCTTCGGCATCTGTTGTAGCTGGAATTCTAGTTCCTTGGACTGTGAATAGTTTTATTGCATGTGACGATACGTTAGTTACCTAGCTTCAACCTGGAATCAGCTTCTTGAAGTTATTTGATGTTTCATTTTCTCTACTAGGGTGAATGTGTCATGGAAGTCCTAAGCAACTGCAATATTTCACAAAGGCAAGTACGTGTACAATGGTGGAAGCTCGGGAGGTGGTTTTATGGCTTTCGTTTGCGCGATGAATTACACACACGTAATGTCTCTTTAGAAGATCTTGCAACAGGGAAGGAGGAAGAAGTTCTCGGGGTACTTCATCGAGGTGCAGTACATGAGGTGATACGTGTTCAGATCTCAGCTGCCAAACCTGCATATACATCCTGGTCATTCCAAAGTGCACAAGACCC of the Nicotiana tabacum cultivar K326 chromosome 7, ASM71507v2, whole genome shotgun sequence genome contains:
- the LOC107817382 gene encoding uncharacterized protein LOC107817382 — translated: MNSTSMSIQASLPHDIALKIASSLQVADLCSLGSCSQFWWELCGSDYIWESLCRERWPALSLEIEESSSFDNQTHEEWRVFYIRKHNEVAGKAAGVIEFVNRCLAFESIEVGHYLKAVRELDVMQFGFEDARTFFLKSKHNVLLNLIGLHYCIIWLGLPGECVMEVLSNCNISQRQVRVQWWKLGRWFYGFRLRDELHTRNVSLEDLATGKEEEVLGVLHRGAVHEVIRVQISAAKPAYTSWSFQSAQDPN